The following proteins come from a genomic window of Deinococcus aerophilus:
- a CDS encoding 23S rRNA (pseudouridine(1915)-N(3))-methyltransferase RlmH, with translation MRLHLITVGTPKLAYARMGWDEYTTRLKRYHKVQLSHVAGKTPEAESAAIRKAAGKAPLILLDPRGTQFTSEGLSADLDARALGGTGELAFAVGGPDGHTDELRAAAAALWSLGRLTLPHDLAMVVLAEALYRASTISAGEPYHRG, from the coding sequence GTGCGCCTGCACCTGATCACCGTCGGAACGCCCAAACTCGCCTACGCCCGCATGGGCTGGGACGAGTACACCACCCGTCTGAAGCGTTACCACAAGGTGCAGCTCAGCCATGTGGCCGGCAAGACGCCCGAGGCCGAGAGCGCGGCGATCCGCAAGGCTGCCGGCAAGGCGCCGCTGATTCTGCTTGACCCGCGCGGCACGCAGTTCACCTCCGAGGGCCTGAGTGCCGATCTCGATGCCCGCGCCCTGGGCGGCACCGGCGAACTGGCCTTCGCGGTGGGCGGCCCGGACGGCCACACCGATGAACTGCGGGCTGCCGCCGCCGCCCTGTGGAGCCTGGGCCGGCTGACCCTGCCGCACGACCTCGCGATGGTGGTGCTCGCCGAGGCGCTGTACCGGGCCTCGACCATCAGCGCGGGAGAGCCGTACCACCGGGGGTAG
- a CDS encoding GNAT family N-acetyltransferase yields the protein MTSDVPPASEAEWFQTPTLTGRFITLEGLSPAHAADLNAGADEETVRFLSRGGPTEATQAAWAEYITRLNALPRRINFAVRLLHSGVVVGRISYSEISVADRWAEIGTMLLPGAQGTAVNPEAKLLLMTRAFEVLGANRVHFKVDARNARSVRAMHKLGAVQEGVLRQYQVRPDGFARDSVVFSVLRGEWPAVKAGLQARLGARDS from the coding sequence GTGACCTCCGACGTTCCGCCTGCTTCCGAAGCCGAGTGGTTCCAGACCCCCACCCTGACCGGACGTTTCATCACGCTGGAGGGACTGAGTCCAGCGCACGCCGCCGACCTGAACGCGGGCGCCGATGAGGAGACCGTGCGCTTCCTGTCGCGCGGAGGGCCGACCGAGGCGACGCAGGCGGCCTGGGCCGAGTACATCACCCGCCTCAACGCCCTGCCCCGGCGGATCAATTTTGCGGTGCGGCTGCTCCACTCGGGCGTGGTGGTCGGGCGCATCAGCTACAGCGAGATCAGTGTCGCCGACCGCTGGGCAGAAATCGGGACCATGCTGCTGCCCGGCGCACAGGGCACAGCCGTCAATCCCGAGGCCAAACTTCTGCTGATGACCCGCGCCTTCGAGGTGCTGGGAGCCAACCGTGTCCACTTCAAGGTGGACGCCCGCAACGCCCGCAGCGTCCGCGCCATGCACAAGCTGGGGGCCGTACAGGAAGGCGTTCTGCGCCAATATCAGGTCCGGCCGGACGGCTTTGCCCGCGACAGCGTGGTGTTCAGCGTGCTGCGCGGCGAGTGGCCCGCCGTGAAGGCCGGGCTGCAGGCGCGTCTGGGGGCGCGGGACTCATGA
- the rsmI gene encoding 16S rRNA (cytidine(1402)-2'-O)-methyltransferase has translation MPEAGPVTAETGTEGEARVWLVPTPVGNLGDITLRAIEVLRGADAVACEDTRRTGALLSHLGLSRPLVRLDAHTMRRAPGVLEKYPRLAYVSDAGTPGISDPGAELVTAALEAGVPVEVLPGATAFVPALVLSGLGNARFTFEGFLPRSGKERKERLAAIAARPETSVVYESPHRLAATLSELAAVCGPARPASVTRELSKRFEETVRGTLTELAGRFAAGARGEIVLVVSGRPAHEAAPDAAPPPDHAALAQAWAAEGHRVRDIRDRLVAAGLRKNDAYALALRATESPDAPLSDAPSPPDADLPEEPRPLPSS, from the coding sequence ATGCCTGAGGCCGGGCCGGTCACGGCAGAAACCGGCACAGAGGGGGAGGCGCGGGTCTGGCTGGTGCCCACCCCGGTCGGCAACCTGGGAGACATCACCCTGCGCGCCATCGAGGTGCTGCGCGGAGCAGACGCCGTGGCCTGCGAGGACACCCGCCGGACCGGGGCATTGCTGTCGCACCTGGGCCTCAGCCGGCCGCTGGTGAGGCTGGATGCCCACACCATGCGCCGGGCGCCGGGCGTGCTGGAGAAATATCCCCGGCTGGCCTACGTGTCCGACGCCGGAACCCCGGGCATCAGCGATCCCGGCGCGGAACTGGTCACGGCAGCCCTGGAAGCCGGGGTGCCCGTGGAGGTGCTGCCCGGCGCGACCGCCTTCGTGCCGGCGCTGGTGCTCTCTGGGCTGGGCAACGCGCGCTTTACCTTCGAGGGCTTCCTGCCCCGCAGCGGCAAGGAGCGCAAGGAGCGCCTCGCCGCCATCGCCGCCCGCCCGGAGACCAGCGTGGTGTACGAGAGTCCCCACCGTCTGGCGGCCACCCTCAGCGAACTGGCAGCGGTCTGCGGTCCGGCGCGGCCGGCAAGCGTCACGCGGGAGCTGTCCAAGCGCTTCGAGGAAACGGTGCGGGGCACCCTGACCGAGTTGGCCGGGCGCTTTGCGGCGGGCGCACGCGGCGAGATCGTCCTCGTCGTCTCGGGCCGTCCGGCCCATGAGGCCGCCCCGGACGCGGCGCCGCCCCCCGACCACGCGGCCCTGGCCCAGGCGTGGGCCGCCGAGGGCCACCGGGTGAGGGATATACGTGACCGGCTGGTCGCCGCCGGTTTGCGTAAGAATGACGCTTATGCTCTGGCCCTGCGGGCCACCGAGTCGCCCGATGCCCCGTTGTCTGATGCCCCGTCGCCCCCTGATGCAGACCTCCCTGAGGAACCCCGGCCCCTGCCCTCCTCCTGA
- the pfkA gene encoding 6-phosphofructokinase: protein MTESLPAKHPNSSGIQRLAVLTSGGDAPGMNAAIRAVVRTASFEGLEVLGVRRGFSGLHRGEMKLLGPRDVANTIQRGGTILLTARSATWRTPEGRAAGARHLREQGVGGLIVIGGDGSFHGAHLLEQEHGIRVIGVPGTIDNDLYGTDHTIGYFTAVETALDAVDKLRDTGASHERIFVIEVMGRHAGHIALDVAVAGGAEEVFIPEDARPIGDVVQVVKDSVAKGKLGSIVIVAEGFPGGAQGVADAIQAGTGLETRVSILGHIQRGGTPVSSDRILASRLGEAAVYALMDGVSGVMVGRQGGNIIQTPLHETWEKRKDVNRDLYRCAKTLSV, encoded by the coding sequence ATGACTGAATCCCTTCCCGCCAAGCACCCCAACTCTTCCGGCATCCAGCGTCTGGCCGTCCTGACCAGCGGCGGTGACGCGCCGGGCATGAACGCCGCCATCCGGGCGGTGGTCCGCACCGCCAGCTTCGAGGGACTGGAGGTGCTGGGCGTGCGCCGGGGCTTTTCCGGCCTGCACCGCGGCGAGATGAAGCTGCTCGGCCCGCGCGACGTGGCCAACACCATTCAGCGCGGCGGCACCATCCTGCTGACCGCCCGCAGCGCCACCTGGCGGACCCCGGAAGGCCGCGCCGCCGGCGCGCGGCACCTGCGTGAGCAGGGCGTGGGCGGCCTGATCGTGATTGGCGGGGACGGTAGCTTTCACGGCGCGCATCTGCTGGAGCAGGAGCACGGCATCCGGGTGATCGGGGTGCCGGGGACCATCGACAACGACCTGTACGGCACCGACCACACCATCGGGTACTTCACGGCTGTGGAGACCGCGCTGGACGCCGTCGACAAGCTGCGCGACACCGGGGCCAGCCACGAGCGCATCTTCGTGATTGAAGTGATGGGCCGTCATGCCGGCCACATCGCCCTGGATGTGGCCGTGGCGGGCGGCGCAGAGGAGGTCTTCATTCCCGAGGATGCCCGGCCCATCGGGGACGTGGTTCAGGTGGTCAAGGACAGCGTTGCCAAGGGCAAGCTGGGCAGCATCGTGATCGTCGCCGAGGGCTTTCCGGGCGGCGCACAGGGCGTGGCCGACGCCATTCAGGCGGGCACCGGTCTGGAGACCCGGGTCAGCATTCTGGGCCACATCCAGCGCGGCGGCACTCCGGTGTCCAGTGACCGCATCCTCGCCAGCCGTCTGGGCGAGGCGGCCGTGTACGCCCTGATGGACGGCGTGAGCGGCGTGATGGTCGGCCGGCAGGGCGGAAACATCATCCAGACGCCGCTGCACGAGACCTGGGAAAAACGCAAGGACGTCAACCGCGACCTGTACCGCTGTGCCAAGACCCTGAGCGTCTAA